A genomic window from Pantoea alhagi includes:
- a CDS encoding zinc-dependent alcohol dehydrogenase, with product MKALTYHGPHRVKVDNVPDPGLEAADDIILRVTATAICGSDLHLYRGKIPGTSHGDIFGHEFMGEVVEAGSAVTAVQKGDRVVIPFVIACGDCFFCRLQEFAACETTNPGRGAILNKKQITSPAALFGFSALYGGVPGGQAEYVRVPKANTGPFRVPPVLADDQVLFLSDILPTAWQAVKNAQVTKGSSLAIFGAGPVGLLTAACARMLGAEKIFMVDHHPYRLAFARDRYDVIPINFDDNDDPAAYIIENTTNHRGVDAVIDAVGFEAKGSLTETVMTNLKLEGSSGKALRQCIAAVRRGGIVSVPGVYAGFIHGFLFGDAFDKGLTFKMGQTHVQAYLPELLNLIEQGLIKPEEIITHHMPLERAEEAYKIFEKRQEECRKVILVPGLTETLRHV from the coding sequence ATGAAAGCACTGACTTATCATGGCCCGCATCGTGTCAAAGTTGATAATGTTCCCGATCCCGGCCTTGAAGCTGCGGATGATATTATTTTGCGTGTAACGGCGACGGCGATCTGTGGTTCCGATCTGCATCTTTATCGTGGCAAGATCCCGGGCACTTCCCATGGCGATATCTTCGGCCATGAATTCATGGGTGAAGTGGTAGAAGCTGGCTCCGCAGTAACGGCGGTGCAGAAAGGAGACCGGGTAGTTATTCCTTTCGTTATTGCCTGCGGCGACTGCTTCTTCTGCCGTCTGCAGGAGTTTGCCGCCTGCGAAACCACCAATCCCGGACGTGGCGCGATCCTGAATAAAAAACAGATTACCTCACCGGCTGCGCTATTTGGTTTTAGTGCCCTTTATGGCGGCGTGCCGGGCGGGCAGGCGGAGTATGTGCGCGTACCGAAGGCGAATACCGGGCCGTTCAGGGTGCCGCCGGTGTTGGCTGACGATCAGGTGCTGTTTTTATCCGATATTTTGCCCACGGCATGGCAGGCAGTAAAAAATGCGCAGGTTACCAAAGGCAGCAGTCTGGCTATTTTCGGTGCCGGTCCCGTTGGTCTGCTTACCGCTGCCTGCGCACGTATGCTCGGCGCGGAAAAAATCTTTATGGTGGATCATCACCCCTATCGGCTGGCGTTTGCCCGGGATCGCTATGATGTGATCCCTATTAACTTCGATGACAATGACGATCCGGCGGCCTACATTATTGAAAACACTACCAACCATCGTGGCGTCGATGCCGTGATTGATGCCGTAGGGTTTGAGGCGAAAGGCAGCCTGACGGAAACCGTGATGACTAACCTGAAGCTGGAAGGCAGTAGCGGTAAAGCATTGCGTCAGTGTATCGCAGCAGTAAGGCGCGGCGGGATTGTTAGCGTGCCGGGCGTCTACGCAGGCTTTATCCACGGCTTCCTGTTTGGCGATGCGTTTGATAAGGGGCTGACCTTTAAAATGGGTCAGACGCATGTTCAGGCCTATCTGCCGGAGCTGCTGAATTTAATTGAGCAGGGCTTAATCAAGCCGGAAGAAATTATTACGCACCATATGCCGCTGGAGCGGGCGGAAGAAGCCTATAAGATTTTTGAAAAGCGGCAGGAAGAGTGCCGCAAAGTTATTCTGGTGCCGGGCCTGACCGAAACGTTACGTCACGTTTAA
- a CDS encoding CinA family protein: protein MNEQLRQAASELGEILKGAKVKLATAESCTGGLVSMSMCSASSSADYFSSGFVTYTNEAKMRLLKVDERTLEKFTAVSQPTAREMAAGAKAQSGEAVSLSVTGYAGPDDGPDGTPAGTIWFGWGLPDGTIKAERKQFSGDSESVINQAALFALTRLMTLLKEANQ from the coding sequence ATGAACGAACAACTGCGGCAGGCTGCGTCGGAACTGGGAGAGATACTCAAAGGGGCAAAAGTTAAGCTGGCAACGGCAGAATCCTGTACCGGTGGTCTGGTCAGCATGTCGATGTGTTCCGCCAGCAGCAGTGCAGATTATTTCAGCAGCGGTTTCGTGACCTATACCAATGAAGCCAAAATGCGTTTGTTAAAAGTTGACGAGCGGACGCTGGAAAAATTTACCGCCGTTAGTCAGCCGACCGCCAGAGAGATGGCAGCGGGCGCAAAGGCACAATCTGGCGAAGCGGTGAGCCTGTCGGTTACCGGCTACGCCGGACCTGACGATGGCCCGGATGGGACGCCAGCCGGTACGATCTGGTTTGGCTGGGGCTTACCGGACGGGACCATTAAGGCAGAGAGAAAGCAGTTCAGCGGCGACAGCGAATCTGTTATTAACCAGGCGGCGCTTTTTGCTCTTACCCGGCTAATGACCCTGCTAAAAGAAGCGAATCAATAA
- a CDS encoding winged helix-turn-helix domain-containing protein, with product MGPVYLIHESIYFYPKNHRLVCHSQGKEDTSLTQPATKCLELLIKTDGLVSQNDLYHYAWGENSHNVSPNTLYQNISLIRRALKNIMPGADRWIITVPRKGFRFDHSISTKLQTAEEILPDIISAPTFRIKPQGNATRLKTLIPVSFFLLCSSLIFFVNPVNADFKKLMGSYDKIAEDGACQLYVYRKNLPLKENIDNTLSQYIDCKAYPHIYITYDKFVKHISFFSCQNPLNEDSTSCTSWSLGKTI from the coding sequence ATGGGTCCAGTTTATCTTATTCACGAATCTATTTATTTTTATCCAAAAAACCATAGGCTTGTCTGTCACTCTCAGGGAAAAGAAGATACTTCATTGACCCAGCCGGCAACAAAATGCCTCGAACTATTAATAAAGACTGATGGGCTGGTATCACAAAATGATCTGTATCATTATGCCTGGGGAGAAAACAGTCATAACGTTTCCCCCAATACGCTTTACCAAAACATTTCGCTAATCCGCAGGGCGCTAAAAAATATTATGCCTGGCGCAGATAGATGGATCATTACCGTACCTCGCAAAGGCTTTAGGTTTGATCACAGCATTTCTACCAAATTGCAGACCGCTGAAGAAATATTACCTGACATCATCTCCGCCCCCACTTTCCGCATAAAGCCGCAAGGCAACGCAACGCGGCTTAAAACATTAATTCCGGTTTCGTTTTTTTTGCTTTGTTCCAGCCTTATCTTCTTTGTTAACCCGGTAAACGCTGACTTTAAAAAACTGATGGGAAGCTATGATAAGATAGCCGAGGATGGCGCCTGCCAGCTCTATGTTTATCGCAAAAATTTGCCCCTGAAAGAGAATATAGACAACACGCTAAGTCAATATATCGACTGCAAAGCTTACCCACACATTTATATCACCTACGATAAGTTTGTTAAGCATATTTCGTTCTTCTCCTGCCAGAACCCGCTCAATGAAGACAGTACTTCCTGTACATCCTGGTCGTTAGGAAAAACCATATGA
- a CDS encoding alpha/beta fold hydrolase, which yields MNKLTSMALGLMLAAGNAAAASYGEQLEGFPMPYPLQHFTFSSQQQSLSMGYMDVKPVGNANGHVVVLMHGKNFCGATWESTLRALSQQGYRVIAPDQIGFCTSTKPANYQYSFQQLANNTHQLLQHLGVKKAIVIGHSTGGMLATRYALMYPQQTEKLVMVNPIGLEDWKAKGAPWRSVDDWYQRELKLSAEGIKKYEQQTYYSGQWKPEYDKWVDMLAGLNSGPGHKKVAWNSALIYDMIYTQPVYYELPDLRVPTTLFIGTADTTAIGSDIATPEVKAQLGHYEVLGKEAAKRIPHAHLVEFDGMGHAPQMEAPEKFHQALIEDLATLK from the coding sequence ATGAATAAGCTAACGTCCATGGCCCTGGGGCTGATGCTGGCGGCGGGCAATGCCGCTGCGGCTTCTTACGGCGAGCAGCTGGAAGGCTTTCCGATGCCTTATCCGCTACAGCATTTCACTTTTTCTTCCCAGCAGCAGTCGCTCAGCATGGGATATATGGATGTTAAGCCGGTCGGCAATGCCAACGGTCACGTTGTGGTGCTGATGCACGGCAAAAACTTTTGCGGTGCCACCTGGGAAAGCACGCTGCGCGCGCTGAGCCAGCAGGGCTATCGGGTTATCGCCCCGGATCAGATCGGTTTTTGTACCTCGACCAAACCAGCTAACTATCAGTACAGCTTCCAGCAACTGGCTAACAATACCCATCAGTTACTACAGCATCTCGGCGTGAAGAAAGCGATCGTTATCGGTCACTCTACCGGCGGCATGCTGGCGACGCGCTACGCGCTGATGTATCCACAGCAGACCGAAAAGCTGGTGATGGTAAATCCTATCGGCCTTGAGGACTGGAAAGCGAAGGGCGCGCCCTGGCGATCGGTGGATGACTGGTATCAGCGCGAGCTGAAACTGTCGGCAGAAGGCATCAAAAAGTATGAGCAGCAAACCTACTATTCTGGTCAGTGGAAGCCGGAATATGACAAATGGGTTGATATGCTGGCCGGGTTGAACAGCGGGCCGGGGCATAAAAAAGTCGCCTGGAACTCTGCGCTGATCTACGACATGATCTATACCCAGCCGGTTTATTATGAATTGCCGGATCTGCGTGTTCCCACCACCCTGTTTATCGGCACTGCCGATACCACCGCCATCGGCAGCGATATTGCCACGCCGGAGGTGAAGGCGCAGCTGGGTCACTACGAGGTGCTGGGCAAAGAGGCAGCAAAACGCATTCCTCATGCTCACCTGGTAGAGTTTGACGGTATGGGACACGCGCCACAAATGGAAGCGCCGGAGAAATTTCATCAGGCGCTGATCGAGGATTTAGCAACGTTAAAATGA
- a CDS encoding autotransporter outer membrane beta-barrel domain-containing protein, which translates to MVTGSENGLCGICNPVSATNSTINLVNNVSVNVNGPVAGGILLQGDNSTLQANQLKVNVNGHYGIQVDAKDAQINLGRGSRIEINNNALMANGIYLGNHASLLANELTVITHGVGNGLSISDAGTRIDMGENSLIQTNGTEATGIYIFGRDNRASGEPASLKANRLTITTAGDRAYGVNIQANSTVDLGRGSRIETHGKDAMGIWNLGTLTADELQIKTAGSNLANALEVREQGVATIGAGSSLYSERSGALVARGEAATANFNGSETQRNRIFSSGSYAVSAQFEGARVNLSWSDIDIRSDNGLAIGIWALGGGKVQGDNLAITGNSGTIGAYAVTGGEIDLTGKTVIRMASPLDMALGTEYIPGSRASRISLSGLIDIVGSVSAAGGDIDLDMAPGSLLTGVTASDRVHGGSLDIKMNHSRWDMPGNARVDNLTLDNSTVNFMAENQGSRLTVGNLAGSGTFALTTDIAAQRNDQLVVTGNSAGSHYLQIRNRGDMRTTGQEVLTMVKTQDGQARFALSPTTEKVELGGYLYGLQKTGSNWQLSATGTAETPEFDPAPEPAPAPAPEPVPEPAPAPPEPTPEPTPEPAPTPEVTPKPAPEPELNLEESLEPAPAPVPTPGQPELTSTADAGANFLNITYLINYAETQTLMQRFGELRQKKDMGNGWIRGIGGRFDDFGSGKLSGFRLSYSGMQFGIDKQIAPETPVISGAFMGVTHGNAHYASGRGDQRSQHAGIYLTALADNGLWLDGLVKYGRLKNSFNVRDSQGATVSGYGATDSYSASLEGGKRIELSSAPQVFYLEPQLQLSWSRQQNDRLVASNGLHIDLDGYHSLLGRASALLGYRVQQDGLQLNLYLKSGIVREFKGETHYHLNGSPERHSFKGNAWNNGLGVSAQIASQHVIYLEGDSTTGNQFNQRQFNAGYRFSF; encoded by the coding sequence GTGGTGACGGGTAGTGAAAATGGCCTTTGCGGTATTTGTAATCCCGTTAGCGCAACAAATAGCACCATTAATTTAGTTAATAACGTCAGCGTTAATGTTAATGGGCCGGTAGCAGGCGGCATTCTGTTACAAGGCGATAATTCTACTCTGCAGGCGAATCAGCTAAAGGTTAATGTCAATGGACATTACGGCATTCAGGTTGATGCAAAAGATGCGCAGATTAATTTAGGTCGCGGCAGCCGTATTGAAATAAATAATAACGCTCTGATGGCTAATGGTATTTATTTGGGTAATCACGCTTCTTTATTAGCAAATGAGCTAACCGTAATTACGCATGGTGTGGGCAACGGATTATCTATTTCCGACGCGGGAACCCGAATAGATATGGGTGAGAACTCGCTTATTCAGACGAACGGTACAGAGGCAACCGGTATCTATATTTTTGGTCGGGACAATCGCGCATCCGGCGAGCCAGCCAGTTTAAAGGCGAACCGGCTTACCATTACCACCGCAGGCGATCGCGCTTACGGCGTGAATATTCAGGCCAACTCAACGGTAGATTTAGGTCGCGGCAGCCGGATTGAAACCCATGGCAAAGACGCAATGGGGATCTGGAACCTGGGTACGCTGACGGCGGATGAACTGCAGATTAAAACCGCAGGCAGTAATCTCGCCAACGCGCTGGAAGTCAGAGAGCAGGGCGTGGCGACGATCGGAGCAGGCAGCTCGCTTTACAGCGAGCGCAGCGGCGCACTGGTTGCGCGTGGCGAGGCGGCAACGGCTAACTTCAACGGTAGCGAGACGCAGCGGAATCGCATTTTTTCCAGCGGCTCTTATGCGGTCTCGGCGCAATTCGAAGGAGCCAGAGTTAACCTCTCCTGGAGCGATATCGATATCCGCAGCGACAATGGGCTGGCGATAGGCATATGGGCGCTGGGCGGGGGAAAGGTGCAGGGCGATAACCTGGCAATTACCGGCAATAGCGGAACGATTGGCGCATACGCCGTAACCGGCGGTGAAATTGATTTAACCGGTAAAACGGTTATTCGTATGGCTTCGCCGCTGGATATGGCGCTGGGCACTGAATATATCCCCGGATCTCGCGCCAGCCGTATCAGCCTGAGTGGGCTGATCGATATTGTCGGCAGCGTAAGTGCCGCTGGCGGTGATATCGATCTGGATATGGCACCAGGCTCGCTGCTGACGGGGGTGACCGCCAGCGACAGGGTTCACGGCGGCTCGCTGGATATCAAAATGAACCACAGCCGGTGGGATATGCCGGGCAATGCCAGGGTGGATAATTTAACCCTGGACAACAGCACGGTTAACTTTATGGCAGAAAACCAGGGATCGCGTCTTACGGTAGGCAATCTGGCCGGAAGCGGCACTTTTGCGCTGACGACGGATATCGCTGCGCAACGCAACGATCAACTGGTGGTAACCGGCAACAGCGCAGGCAGTCACTATTTGCAGATACGCAATCGTGGCGATATGCGCACCACGGGTCAGGAAGTGCTGACGATGGTAAAAACGCAGGATGGTCAGGCACGCTTTGCGCTTTCGCCCACAACGGAAAAAGTGGAGCTGGGCGGCTATCTGTATGGTCTGCAAAAGACGGGCTCGAACTGGCAGCTGTCTGCCACCGGCACCGCAGAGACCCCTGAGTTCGATCCTGCGCCGGAACCAGCACCCGCGCCTGCACCAGAACCTGTACCGGAACCTGCCCCCGCGCCGCCGGAGCCAACGCCGGAGCCAACGCCGGAACCTGCGCCCACACCAGAAGTAACGCCGAAGCCTGCGCCAGAACCAGAGCTGAATCTGGAGGAAAGCCTTGAGCCTGCGCCCGCACCGGTACCGACGCCCGGGCAGCCGGAGCTCACCAGCACGGCCGATGCAGGGGCTAATTTCCTGAATATTACCTATTTAATTAACTATGCCGAGACGCAGACGTTGATGCAGCGCTTTGGCGAGCTGCGGCAAAAGAAAGATATGGGCAATGGCTGGATCCGTGGCATCGGCGGGCGCTTTGATGATTTTGGCAGCGGCAAACTCAGCGGTTTTCGCCTGAGTTACTCCGGCATGCAGTTTGGTATTGATAAACAGATTGCGCCTGAAACGCCCGTCATCTCTGGGGCCTTTATGGGTGTTACCCACGGCAATGCCCATTACGCTTCCGGCAGAGGAGATCAACGATCGCAACATGCCGGGATCTATCTCACCGCGCTGGCGGATAATGGTCTGTGGCTGGATGGCCTGGTGAAATATGGGCGGCTGAAAAACAGCTTTAACGTCAGAGACTCTCAGGGGGCAACGGTCTCTGGTTATGGTGCAACGGACAGTTACAGCGCATCGCTGGAGGGTGGCAAACGCATCGAGCTGTCCTCAGCACCGCAGGTTTTTTACCTTGAGCCGCAGCTGCAACTAAGCTGGAGCCGTCAGCAAAATGATCGTCTCGTCGCCTCCAACGGCCTGCATATCGACCTCGATGGCTATCACTCTTTGCTGGGCCGCGCCAGCGCACTGCTCGGCTATCGCGTGCAGCAGGATGGCTTACAGCTCAATCTCTACCTGAAAAGCGGCATTGTGCGTGAGTTTAAAGGTGAAACCCATTATCACCTCAACGGTTCGCCGGAACGGCACAGCTTTAAAGGCAATGCGTGGAATAATGGCCTTGGGGTTAGCGCGCAGATTGCCAGCCAGCACGTGATCTATCTTGAGGGAGACAGTACCACCGGAAACCAGTTTAATCAGCGGCAGTTTAACGCCGGTTATCGCTTTAGTTTCTGA
- a CDS encoding dipeptidase — MITAGKFFDGHNDLLLRLWVNHADNPAQAFFAGREQGHLDFPRMRQGGFAGGLFAVFVPPVTWLAGERGQEVSLVQAQHDALAIAGAQIAILRQLAEASAGRARLCVTAADIEQCLQQDVLALVMHIEGAEMLDEELTLLDRFYQLGLRSIGPFWNLPNRFGVGVNGGFPGSPDTGEGMTAAGKALIRACNQRRLLIDLSHMNEKTFWQTAELSDAPLVATHSNAHALCAQPRNLTNAQLEAIAASDGFVGVNFGNAFLRTDGARNAETSLNEIVKHLCFLLDKLGEDRVGFGSDFDGISVPEPLGDVSGMPRLFEALAAAGIDAQLQEKLAWRNWLRVLKRTWGQ; from the coding sequence ATGATCACTGCGGGAAAATTTTTTGATGGCCACAACGATCTGTTGCTGCGCCTGTGGGTAAATCATGCCGATAATCCGGCGCAGGCTTTTTTCGCCGGTCGGGAGCAGGGCCATCTCGATTTTCCACGTATGCGGCAGGGCGGCTTTGCTGGCGGGCTGTTTGCGGTTTTTGTGCCGCCGGTCACCTGGCTGGCGGGAGAGCGCGGCCAGGAAGTGAGCCTGGTGCAGGCGCAGCACGACGCGCTGGCGATTGCCGGGGCGCAAATCGCTATTCTGCGTCAGCTGGCGGAGGCCTCTGCTGGACGGGCGCGGCTCTGTGTGACGGCCGCCGATATCGAACAGTGCCTGCAGCAGGACGTGCTGGCGCTGGTGATGCATATCGAAGGCGCGGAGATGCTGGATGAGGAGCTGACGCTGCTGGATCGCTTTTACCAACTGGGCCTGCGTAGCATTGGGCCGTTCTGGAATCTGCCTAATCGCTTCGGTGTGGGTGTGAACGGCGGTTTTCCCGGTTCGCCCGATACCGGCGAGGGGATGACGGCAGCGGGCAAGGCGCTGATCCGCGCCTGCAATCAGCGGCGGCTGCTGATCGACCTTTCTCATATGAACGAGAAAACCTTTTGGCAAACTGCCGAGCTGAGCGATGCGCCGCTGGTAGCCACGCATTCCAATGCGCATGCGCTTTGCGCCCAGCCGCGCAACCTGACCAATGCGCAACTGGAAGCTATCGCCGCCAGCGACGGCTTTGTCGGCGTTAACTTTGGCAACGCCTTTTTGCGCACCGATGGTGCGCGCAACGCTGAGACTTCTCTTAACGAAATTGTTAAACATTTGTGTTTTCTGCTTGATAAGTTAGGTGAAGATCGCGTTGGCTTCGGCTCAGATTTTGATGGCATTAGCGTGCCGGAGCCGCTGGGCGATGTGAGCGGTATGCCCCGACTTTTTGAGGCGTTAGCCGCTGCAGGCATTGATGCGCAACTGCAGGAGAAGCTGGCCTGGCGTAACTGGCTGCGCGTGTTAAAGCGCACGTGGGGTCAATAG
- a CDS encoding helix-turn-helix transcriptional regulator, producing MKVIVCSDNFFFANGISALLNQAGHKTWNFFYHSVNPFCEKEDNELVIIIDTNERKPLRDLFALLGKRKLRVFFITDDLSDQHESHHPFQGVIPRKITAAALLDKLAESRAGVRPLEFLLTNQQRKVLQYLIRGVTPGVIARVMNISVKTVSAHKRKVMMNFGLKKMNARSLNCMADFIYKSLLVSEHINRQKHPQFISRPMY from the coding sequence ATGAAAGTCATTGTGTGTTCTGATAATTTTTTTTTCGCCAACGGCATAAGCGCCTTACTGAATCAGGCGGGTCATAAAACCTGGAACTTTTTTTATCATTCCGTAAATCCATTTTGTGAAAAAGAAGATAACGAGTTGGTTATCATTATTGATACTAACGAGCGAAAACCTTTACGAGATCTGTTCGCATTACTGGGTAAAAGGAAGTTAAGAGTTTTCTTTATTACGGACGACCTCTCAGATCAGCATGAAAGCCATCATCCTTTCCAGGGAGTTATACCGCGTAAAATTACCGCTGCGGCGCTGTTAGACAAGCTTGCTGAATCCAGGGCTGGCGTCAGGCCGCTGGAGTTTTTACTCACTAACCAGCAGCGCAAAGTACTGCAATATTTGATACGTGGCGTCACGCCTGGTGTGATCGCTCGAGTAATGAACATCTCTGTGAAGACCGTATCGGCCCATAAACGCAAGGTGATGATGAACTTTGGCCTGAAAAAAATGAACGCACGCTCACTAAACTGCATGGCCGATTTTATTTATAAGTCTCTGTTGGTTTCAGAACACATTAACCGGCAAAAGCATCCACAATTTATTAGCCGGCCAATGTATTAA